ATCTGTAGAAGCTTTAGGTTGTGTAGGAGTAATATGTTCTGATAAGACAGGAACACTTACACAAAATAAGATGACTGTAAAAAAAGTTTATGTAAGTGGAAGAGTTTTAGAAGATAGTGGATTAGATTCTACAAGATTAGCTGAAGATATTATCTTAAAAGAATCAGTATTATGTAATGACGCTACTACTGAAGTAGGAGATCCTACTGAGATAGCTTTAATAAATCTTGCTGAAAAATATAGTGTAGGATATAAAGAGTTAAAAGAAAAATATCCACGTATATCAGAGATACCATTTGACTCAGATAGAAAACTTATGAGTACTGTTCATGAGATAGATGATAAAATAATAATGTTTACTAAGGGAGCTTTAGATTCTTTACTTCCAAGATTAAAATCTATCATTCATGGAAGTGAGATAAGAGAGATAACTCCTGAAGATATAAAAGAGATAGAAAATATAAATACTATGTTTGCTGAAACAGGGCTTAGAGTATTAACTTATGCTTATAAAGTATTAGAGTGTGAAAAAGATATTTGTCATGATGATGAAAATGGATATATCTTTGTTAGTCTAGTAGGTATGATAGATCCACCAAGAGTTGAATCAAAAGAGGCAGTAGAAAAATGTATAATGGCTGGAATTAAACCTGTAATGATAACTGGAGATCATAAAGTTACAGCTAGAACAATAGCTAAAGAGATTGGAATCTATCAAGAAGGAGATAATGTTCTTGAAGGAGTAGAGGTAGAAAAAATGTCAGATGAAGAGTTAAAAGAAAAAGTTGCTCATACATCTGTATATGCTAGAGTTTCTCCAGAACATAAAATAAGAATAGTAACAGCTTGGCAATCACTAGGAAAAATTTGTGCTATGACTGGAGATGGAGTAAATGATGCTCCTGCATTAAAGAGGGCAGATATTGGAATAGCTATGGGAATAACTGGAACAGAGGTTTCTAAAGATGCTGCTTCTATGATACTTGCTGATGATAATTTCTCTACAATAGTTAAAGCTGTTACAACTGGAAGAAATATCTATGCTAATATTAAAAACTCAATAAGATTTTTACTTTCTGGAAATACTGCTGCTATATTAGCTGTAATTTATTCATCATTTGCTGGATTACCAGTAATATTTGCTCCAGTGCATCTATTATTTATAAATTTACTTACAGATAGTTTACCAGCTATAGCTATTGGAATGGAACCATCACATGGAGAGGTTTTAAAAGAAAAGCCAAGAGATCCTAAAGAACCAATTCTTACTCAAGCACTTTCTAGTAGAATTTTAGGAGAGGGATTATTGATAGCTATATTTGTAATGGCAGGATTCTATTTAGGATATGGAGAGATGAAAGATGCTCTTAAAGGAAGTACAATGGCTTTTGCTGTACTATGTTTAGCAAGATTATTCCATGGATTTAACTGTAGAGGAAATAGTTCGATTTTTGGACTTGGATTTATGAGCAATCCATTCTCAGTTGTTGCTTTCTTAATAGGATTTGTATTATTAAGTGGAGTTTTAATGATACCAGCTTTACATGGAGTATTTGAAGTAGCTCCTTTAGGGATGAATGACTTATTAGCTATCTATGGATTAGCATTTATTCCAACTGTTATTATTCAAGCTGCTAAATATTTTAAATATAAGAGATAATTTAGATGAAATATAAAATATTAACTAAAAATTGTTATTAGTCAAAAAATTAGTCACTTTAAACTAGCTAAAATAGCTGGTTTGAGGTGGCTTTTTTTAGAGTGATTTTATGGGCTTAGAGAGGTATATTTTTTAGCCATAGTTTTATATCAAAAAGTTTTTAAAAAGCTTTTTAGAGGTATTTTACGAGGTCGTTTTTTTAAAGAAAAAATTTGAAAATTAGAAAAAAGATAAATTAAATAAAGTTTTTGTTTAATAGAGAAGTTAAAAGAGAAAAATAAAAAAATTAGATTTTAGAAAAAATACTTGACGGTCTCAGAGACCAGATGTATGATAAGAAAAAATATAAAAGAAAGAGAGAGATAAAATGATAAAATATGATATAGAATTTGTAGCTGAAATGACAAGATATACCAAAAGAAAGATAAATCAGTTGAAAGGGATATATCAAGAGGCTCGTAATGGAAAGACAGATAATCCATTACTATCTCCAATAGAAAAGATAGTAACTTTAGATGATTTAAAATTACTATATCTCTATGATTATTATAGAAAGTTTTCTAATACTGGTGAAATAGAGCCAATAAAAAATAGAATATTTAAAGAGTTAGAGATTAGAGATGGAGATTTAGATGAGTTAGTAAAAGAGATATTAATAGAAGATGGAAAAAAGGAATATCTAAGTAGAATAGATGCTGGAGGGACTTATCTTACTTTACTTGCTAAAGATAATTTAATTACTGATGAAGA
Above is a window of Fusobacterium mortiferum ATCC 9817 DNA encoding:
- a CDS encoding cation-translocating P-type ATPase, which encodes MKNYFSKSKEEVLQELQVTENGLNSQEVKERVKKYGKNQLNEEEKISTLAVFLSQFKDFLVIILIIASIISAISGNIESTIVILVVIVINAILGTVQHIKAEESINSLKSLSSPKTKVLRNGEKVELSSEEIVPGDIIFIEAGDLVPADGRVLDSFSLLVNESSLTGESEGVEKKSDVIVAEELALGDQKNMVFSGSLVSYGRGVVLVTATGMNTELGKIAKLLESTKEKTTPLQVSLDNFGKKLSIGIIILCGIIFVMNLFHGVNILDSLMFAVALAVAAIPEALSSIVTIVLAIGTQKLSKENAIIKNLKSVEALGCVGVICSDKTGTLTQNKMTVKKVYVSGRVLEDSGLDSTRLAEDIILKESVLCNDATTEVGDPTEIALINLAEKYSVGYKELKEKYPRISEIPFDSDRKLMSTVHEIDDKIIMFTKGALDSLLPRLKSIIHGSEIREITPEDIKEIENINTMFAETGLRVLTYAYKVLECEKDICHDDENGYIFVSLVGMIDPPRVESKEAVEKCIMAGIKPVMITGDHKVTARTIAKEIGIYQEGDNVLEGVEVEKMSDEELKEKVAHTSVYARVSPEHKIRIVTAWQSLGKICAMTGDGVNDAPALKRADIGIAMGITGTEVSKDAASMILADDNFSTIVKAVTTGRNIYANIKNSIRFLLSGNTAAILAVIYSSFAGLPVIFAPVHLLFINLLTDSLPAIAIGMEPSHGEVLKEKPRDPKEPILTQALSSRILGEGLLIAIFVMAGFYLGYGEMKDALKGSTMAFAVLCLARLFHGFNCRGNSSIFGLGFMSNPFSVVAFLIGFVLLSGVLMIPALHGVFEVAPLGMNDLLAIYGLAFIPTVIIQAAKYFKYKR